The Monomorium pharaonis isolate MP-MQ-018 chromosome 5, ASM1337386v2, whole genome shotgun sequence genome includes a window with the following:
- the LOC105828929 gene encoding LOW QUALITY PROTEIN: GTP-binding protein 2 (The sequence of the model RefSeq protein was modified relative to this genomic sequence to represent the inferred CDS: deleted 1 base in 1 codon), with product MKRLYIHAHIYVYAAGIPECTPLFGRKKYMESFLQLFDPQNDKDLRRRRWDDFENEGNGLSDCDTSSADEDQGDRLPPEPEQGNVEYKLKLINPSSQRFEHLVTQMKWRLREGHGEAIYQIGVEDNGRLAGLTKEEMKTSLKTLKDMASRLGATIRILRERIATSSTSNKTLASQNNNNNKEEKKVAEVLVKKLRKDDREDQDSIVDLRLAVTGAQDAGKSTLLGVLTQGELDNGRGRARLNMLRHLHEIKTGRTSSISHEIIGFNSTGHVLNYAEMATAEEICEHASKVVTFIDLAGHRKYLRTTVLGLTGYSPHHVMLVVAPPLNEASQEHMALCLALKLPFFIVVNKIDLGFCISETLVQLKNAMMTQGYPKQLVLFSNNDIPSWDYTSDVIPVFSVSCVTGEGLEDLTMFIKNLSPYETNSIDSDPESCLFQIDETFRVAGLTQPVLGGLLVKGAIAPGTRLLVGPLPDGEFSPVKVVSLHRNKAPCCLVRASQSASLTLAPPTNRSPPLPHLRPGMVLVSIRDRPHATLFFQATVLIVYHATAIFPGFQTTVHVGNVRQTCVIEGIMGADDRGLQTNDTASVLFRFVSHPEYLHVGMRLLFREGRTKGIGKITQIFPMIGSQNSIK from the exons ATGAAACGTCTCTATATACACGCACACATTTACGTATACGCGGCGGGAATCCCTGAATGTACGCCACTGTTTGGAAGAAAGAAGT ataTGGAGTCATTTCTACAACTTTTTGATCCACAAAATGATAAGGATTTGAGGAGGAGGCGCTGGGACGATTTTGAAAATGAAGGGAATGGATTGTCAGACTGCGACACTTCTAGTGCCGACGAGGATCAAGGAGACCGTCTACCACCGGAGCCGGAACAAGGAAACGTAgagtacaaattaaaattgattaatccATCTAGTCAACGTTTTGAGCATCTTGTCACGCAGATGAAATGGAGGCTAAGAGAGGGACATGGAGAGGCGATTTATCAAATTG GAGTGGAGGACAATGGAAGATTGGCGGGATTAACAAAAGAGGAAATGAAAACATCCTTGAAAACGCTGAAGGATATGGCTTCCAGACTGGGCGCTACTATAAGAATATTACGCGAGCGAATAGCCACGAGTTCCACAAGTAACAAGACTTTGGCgtcacaaaataataataataacaaggAGGAAAAGAAAGTCGCTGAAGTGTTGGTGAAAAAGTTGCGAAAGGATGACAGAGAGGATCAGGATAGTATCGTAGATCTGAGACTGGCAGTCACCGGTGCGCAGGATGCTGGAAAGTCAACTCTCTTAG GGGTACTGACGCAGGGTGAGCTGGACAATGGTAGAGGTAGAGCGAGGCTCAACATGCTACGTCATCTGCACGAGATAAAGACTGGTCGTACATCTTCGATATCACACGAGATTATCGGATTCAATAGCACAGGTCACGTCTTGAACTATGCCGAAATGGCGACAGCCGAAGAGATATGCGAGCACGCGTCGAAAGTCGTTACATTTATCGATTTAGCTGGACATCGGAAGTACTTGAGGACGACGGTGCTTGGGCTGACag GATATTCACCGCATCACGTTATGTTGGTGGTAGCGCCACCTTTGAACGAAGCGTCGCAGGAACATATGGCTCTCTGTTTAGCATTAAAACTTCCTTTCTTTATCGTCgtgaataaaattgatttaggATTTTGCATATCTGAAACTTTAGTTCAACTCAAGAACGCTATGATGACGCAGGGTTATCCTAAGCAATTAGTATTGTTTAGCAATAATGACATACCGTCATGGGACTACACATCCGATGTGATACCAGTATTTAGTGTTAGTTGCGTTACCGGCGAGGGTCTAGAGGACTTGactatgtttattaaaaatttgtcacCTTACGAGACGAATTCAATTGACTCGGACCCGGAATCATGTCTATTTCAAATTGATGAGACGTTTAG ggTGGCAGGTTTGACGCAACCAGTTTTAGGAGGATTACTTGTTAAGGGAGCGATCGCACCGGGAACTCGTTTATTGGTAGGACCCTTGCCGGACGGAGAATTTAGTCCAGTGAAAGTAGTTAGTCTACATCGTAACAAAGCTCCGTGTTGTTTGGTACGAGCGTCACAGAGTGCCAGTCTGACTCTAGCGCCACCGACGAATCGTAGT CCTCCTTTGCCACATCTTCGTCCAGGGATGGTCTTGGTCTCTATACGCGATCGACCACACGCAACACTTTTCTTTCAG gCAACTGTATTGATAGTATATCATGCCACTGCGATATTTCCTGGATTTCAAACAACAGTACACGTGGGTAACGTGAGGCAGACTTGTGTCATTGAGGGAATAATGGGCGCAGATGATAGGGGACTGCAGACAAATGACACCGCTTCTGTGCTATTTAGATTCGTCAGTCATCCAGAGTATCTTCACGTCGGAATGCGGCTATTGTTTAGAGAAGGGCGTACTAAGGGAATTGGCAAAATCACGCAAATCTTTCCCATGATTGGTTCGCAGAACTCGATCAAGTAA
- the LOC105828930 gene encoding LOW QUALITY PROTEIN: uncharacterized protein LOC105828930 (The sequence of the model RefSeq protein was modified relative to this genomic sequence to represent the inferred CDS: deleted 1 base in 1 codon), whose product MAKKVAPAALQTEVLNDEEWAKVLKRKGLVVVDVYSDWSGPCTGMVSILKKIKMEIGGDALSYAMASCDRVTDLKRFQGKSEPIWMFIHEGRMINLMFGAHCPEFVKMLMTELERVQKGDEHEFSIDVFEKSPEEEVRLKIQEEAKIAKETARKSRKVAEAKARYEAEMLHLTTSLCNETCLLLFPWIFKDEEGRRRDKKSSPPYVELVEELLPESYIVEQELRKRMNEDLLQQMLDESTYNFSETSKQLLFDGKCMFMRLKIVEGRKNLDVHDHLCNILFNEPTLPESDDCLNEDCYAGKHCPAFEVPDKENKKFPFVWIPPNPRNKAVVFRTIFTVYTTTTYPYEDKMTKVPITVFKYDYTRKNDLKMVLEMFDDDVINFGIFEYDKPPEAKMIAKSIETFEMNTEEKTGYEIFVCTVKKVGCEAFLGFAGIGPFHVSENPEKAIEESKLYFPDVIAVEESQSDDEERPEESSEEQQDDTKT is encoded by the exons ATGGCGAAAAAAGTAGCACCGGCGGCATTGCAGACGGAAGTTCTTAATGATGAGGAATGGGCGAAGGTGCTGAAGCGAAAGGGTTTAGTAg TCGTGGACGTTTACTCGGACTGGAGTGGTCCTTGCACAGGCATGGTGAGCATTCTGAAGAAGATAAAGATGGAGATTGGAGGCGACGCATTGAGTTACGCCATG GCAAGTTGTGATCGTGTTACTGACTTGAAAAGATTTCAAGGAAAAAGTGAACCCATATGGATGTTTATTCAT GAAGGTcgaatgataaatttaatgttcgGAGCACATTGCCCGGAA TTCGTAAAAATGTTGATGACCGAGCTCGAGAGAGTTCAAAAGGGCGATGAGCACGA attctCGATTGACGTTTTCGAGAAGAGTCCGGAGGAGGAAGTACGATTAAAAATCCAAGAGGAGGCAAAAATAGCTAAGGAAACAGCAAGAAAATCCCGAAagg tgGCCGAAGCTAAAGCGAGATATGAGGCAGAGATGTTGCATCTTACCACATCGTTGTGCAACGAGACTTGTCTGTTGCTATTTCCTTGGATATTCAAAGACGAAGAAGGACGTAGAAGAGATAAAAAGTCGAGCCCACCATACGTGGAACTCGTCGAGGAATTGTTACCGGAAAGTTACATAGTGGAACAAGAGCTGCGCAAACGAATGAACGAGGATCTGCTCCAGCAAATGCTCGatgaa TCCACGTATAATTTTTCGGAAACCAGTAAACAGTTGCTCTTTGACGGCAAATGTATGTTCATGCGACTGAAGATCGTCGAAGGAAGAAAGAATCTTGACGTTCATGATCATTTGTGCAACATCCTGTTCAATGAACCAACGTTACCGGAATCGGACGATTGTTTAAATGAGGATTG CTATGCCGGAAAACATTGTCCAGCTTTTGAAGTTCCTGATAAGGAAAATAAGAAGTTTCCTTTTGTTTGGATACCACCGAATCCCAGGAACAAGGCAGTCGTTTTCCGCACGATATTCACCGTTTATACCACTACAACATATCCA TATGAAGATAAAATGACAAAAGTGCCAATAACCGTCTTCAAATATGATTATACacgtaaaaatgatttaaaaatggTACTGGAAATGTTCGACGATGATGTCATTAATTTTGGTATATTTGAATACGATAAACCACCTGAGGCTAAGATGATTGCTAAAAGTATAGAGACATTCGAGATGAATACTGAAGAAAAAACAgg TTACGAAATATTCGTCTGTACTGTGAAGAAAGTAGGTTGTGAAGCATTTTTGGGCTTTGCCGGGATTGGGCCTTTTCACGTGAGCGAAAATCCAGAGAAGGCTATCGAAGAATCGAAATTATATTTCCCAGACGTTATTGCTGTAGAAGAATCACAATCGGATGACGAGGAAAGACCCGAGGAGTCAAGTGAAGAGCAACAAGACGATACGAAGACATAA
- the LOC105828931 gene encoding DNA replication complex GINS protein PSF1 — protein MFGKEAVKLIMELDMHEDIRPFNEQVMRQVFEEMQMLYDDNIMDSNAIKNEGLIPSTLIPSMHFRHTALLRNQRCVLAYLYHRLKRLRQLRWELGSILPTEITANLLNAEMQWFQNYNKSLATYMRSIGDDNGLNLTMNMSPPKTLYVEVKCLSDFGKLEIDDGEVITLKKNTYHLLPRAVCEPLIRQGVLEHHNT, from the exons aTGTTTGGGAAAGAAGCTGTTAAACTCATAATGGAACTCGATATGCACGAAGATATTCGACCGTTTAAT GAACAGGTGATGCGACAAGTTTTTGAAGAGATGCAAATGCTTTATGATGATAATATAATGGACag CAATGCCATAAAAAACGAAGGGCTCATACCATCGACGTTGATACCATCGATGCATTTTCGCCATACGGCTTTACTCAGGAACCAAAGATGCGTGCTGGCGTATCTGTACCACCGGCTCAAACGGTTACGGCAGCTACGCTGGGAACTAGGTAGCATTCTGCCGACCGAAATAACTGCCAACTTACTGAACGCGGAAATGCAGtggtttcaaaattataataaatctctGGCCACCTACATGAGATCAATAGGCGATGATAATGGATTAAATCTGACTATGAATATGAGCCCTCCAAAGACTCTTTATGtcgaa GTGAAGTGCCTAAGTGATTTTGGCAAACTGGAAATTGACGACGGCGAAGTTATTACACTCAAAAAGAATACATATCATCTGTTACCAAGAGCCGTATGCGAGCCGCTTATCAGACAAGGCGTACTTGAGCACCATAACACGTGA
- the LOC105831640 gene encoding NF-kappa-B inhibitor cactus, producing MWRPTSRDTQMEERIAESDEGKQRRWKRDDDRCKCEDEDEEESSGNVDSGFLSGGNLQFSGEITDSGLLQSREEGRWGEGEGRWQVAGGEVTTATTTTPSSASSSSTTAASATTIADEKPMRAIIDSGVVDLDLTETLSQLNLKQVTLNPLDAKTPTAPELLPVSASFARADEDDAPFVVEEERHRAPVTSADEHPWQLYYTQDDDGDTQLHIVIMQGFVEAALCLIGMAPDPCLLDTLNDDWQSPLYLAVLTHQPLIVRRLILAGADPSVRNLRGDTALHLACRSGDLACAKALTEPLSPIERNRLTPGQTVPGLPQNLEQRNYNGEMCLHVAVAKGHVDLVRLLLRLGADLRAREGLAGYTALHLAVKHKCWPLFHLLLPEYRRASCLNERTYGGRTVYQLTLDVSGEFARKARRELMRHGAKTEPLPESDSDSNSENSEDEEMTTRASWTTNYLPAVGVTV from the exons ATGTGGCGTCCGACGAGTAGAGATACCCAGATGGAGGAACGTATTGCAGAGAGCGACGAGGGGAAGCAGCGGCGGTGGAAGCGCGACGACGACCGTTGCAAGTgcgaggacgaggacgaggaggagTCGTCGGGCAACGTCGACTCCGGGTTCCTGTCGGGCGGCAATCTGCAGTTCAGCGGCGAGATCACCGACTCGGGGTTGTTGCAATCGCGCGAGGAGGGACggtggggggagggggaggggaggtgGCAGGTGGCCGGTGGCGAGgtgacgacggcgacgacgacgacaccGTCGTCAGCATCGTCATCGTCAACTACGGCGGCGTCGGCGACGACTATCGCCGACGAGAAGCCAATGAGGGCGATCATCGACAGCGGCGTGGTGGACCTCGACCTCACCGAGACCCTGAGCCAGCTCAACTTGAAGCAGGTTACCCTGAACCCGCTCGACGCCAAGACCCCGACAGCGCCCGAGCTGTTGCCCGTCAGCGCGAGCTTCGCGCGAGCCGACGAGGACGACGCGCCGTTCGTCGTTGAGGAGGAACGTCACCGCGCGCCGGTGACGAGCGCCGACGAGCACCCGTGGCAGCTCTACTATACGCAGGACGACGACGGTGACAC GCAATTGCACATCGTGATCATGCAGGGCTTCGTGGAGGCCGCGCTCTGCCTAATAGGGATGGCCCCCGATCCGTGCCTGTTGGACACCCTGAACGACGACTGGCAGTCGCCTCTCTACCTGGCGGTGCTGACGCACCAGCCGCTAATCGTCAGGCGGCTGATCCTAGCGGGCGCGGATCCTTCCGTCAGGAATCTACGCGGAGACACAGCCCTCCACCTGGCCTGCAGGAGCGGCGACCTCGCCTGCGCCAAGGCCCTCACCGAACCGTTGTCCCCGATAGAGAGGAACAGGCTGACGCCCGGTCAGACGGTGCCCGGCTTACCGCAAAATTTGGAGCAACGAAATTATAATG gcGAGATGTGCTTGCACGTGGCCGTCGCCAAAGGACACGTGGATTTGGTGCGACTGCTGTTGCGCTTAGGCGCTGATCTCAGGGCGAGGGAAGGCCTGGCCGGATACACGGCGCTTCATCTCGCGGTGAAGCATAAGTGCTGGCCGTTGTTTCATCTCCTATTGCCAGAATACCGACGCGCGTCATGCTTGAACGAGCGAACGTACGGCGGTAGGACGGTCTATCAATTGACCCTGGACGTCAGCGGTGAGTTCGCCAGGAAGGCGCGCAGGGAGCTGATGCGGCATGGCGCGAAGACAGAACCATTACCGGAGTCGGATTCCGACAGCAATTCCGAAAACAGCGAAGATGAGGAGATGACGACAAGAGCGTCGTGGACGACGAATTACTTGCCTGCAGTCGGAGTGACGGTCTAG